The region GCTCCAGTGGCTCCGCAGTCACTCCTGCTCGCTTTCAAGTCCTCCGGGATGTCTTTGGCAGCCCAGCTGCCTGCCTTGACCTTCTGTGGTACTTACTTTTcatgctgtaacaaaatactcaggAAAAGCTTTTTGTTTTGGCTCACGGTTTGAGAGTGCAGTCCACCATGGTGGAGAAAGTTGTCAAGACAGGCTCTAAGCTGTGACAGCAAGAGTCTGGGACAGTGGTCAAGAAATGGAGGTGGATGGACACCTGTGCTCCATTggctcccccaccctcacccaccTTTCTCTTAGTTTAGTTCAGGATGGTAGGACACACATTCAAGGAGAGTCAGTCCTCCTCAGTTAAACAACCCCTTGGGAACACACACTCCCAGAGAGGCGACTTCTTGATAGTTCTGAAGCTAGTGAAGCTAACAATGAAGGTTAACCATAGCACTCACCTAGTCTAGAACTCTGTCTTCAACCTCCTCATCCTAGGCAGATCCTGTAGACTGGTTCCTGGGGCCAAACCATGGATGGTATGCATTGAGCACTGATGTGGGATAGCAGCCTGTTTCCAGGGGAGGAATCTAGGTAGAAGAGTGGGTAGTGCAGATCAAGTATGCAAAGATTTGGAACCAGATGGAACAGGCTGGGAGAGAAGCCATTCTAAAGAACAATAGAGACAAAGGAAGATAGGAAATGGGTAACTTTGGGTGGTGTGAGAGTCTACAGAACCAGAACCAGGTGCAAGGAAGGTGAGGTCTTCTTTGAACATTCTTTGGGAATGTTTCTGTCTGGACTGACCCAGTCCATGGCTCCCATACGTGTGCTATTTATTTAagtgtttggttgttttggtttggtttggttttggtgttttgttttgttttgtttttaagagagagagagaacaccttaCCACCTAGCCCTAGCTAGCCTAGCTGGCTAgcagcctggaactcaaagatttgcctgcctctgcctcgatagtgctggaattaaagacatgcgccatcCACCAGCAGCAGCCTCCAGTGGTGGGTTTTGAGTTGCTCTGTGTGGCAGTGGGCTGAAGCTGAACACATTGGCTGCTAGGAACTTTTATTGAGTTCAAAGACAACTGAAGCTCAGATTTGCAGGAGGGCTAGGAAACCATTCAAACCACAGcgtttttctttctgcttcaggCGGAAGCTAAACTTGTTCCCATTCTACAGCCTATGAATCTGAGGCTATCTCCTTAGGGAAGATCCAGGCGGTCCTTTGGGGCGGCTCCTCAGTTAGTCCTTTGCCCTCGGGGAGACAGCGAGCCCGATCGGACTTCCCACTTCCCGGAAAGGCTAAAGAGAAGAGTGTGTATCCTGGGACGGGGGAGTCCCtttccccgcccctccccgccccgTGGCCGCGGCGTGGCTGAGCCCGGGGCGGAGCTGGCGTCTCCTCGAGCACTGGCGGCGGGACGGCAGCCGCGGCCCAGATCAGACTGGTGGGTAGACGCTGAGACCCGCACGGCGGGATCACAGGCCGGAGGACGACCAGCGCGCTGCGGTGTGGCCGCAGGGACAGAGACCCGGAGCTGTCCACTCAGGCGGAGCGGGTGAGTGAGCGCCGCGTCTCCGCGCCCCCCAGGGCCCAGTCTTGCTTCCACTTTTAGTTCTTCTTGGTCCTCGCGTGGCACCTTCTGGAAGCGACTCCGGCCCAAAAGCAGGCTAGCCACAGTCCTCAGCCCAGGGTCCGAGGCTCACAGCGTCCGAAgtccggggtgggggtggcggtggCTGGCGGTGGTGGGGGGCGTGTCTTCAGGAGCGGAAATGTCAGGCTGGCTCCTCTGGGTCCTAGGACCTGTTTGGCCCTAACAGCTGAAGCTAAGGGGAGGTTCTTAGGGGCTCGCGGGAGGTAAGGGCGGGTCTGGCGGGACAGCGCTGTCTGTCGCTCCCTCTTTCTCTGAGAATCTCAAACTTAGATCTTGTCCCGCAGGGCATGCTAGGCTAGATTCTGAGTTCAAACTGGGACCATCTTCTGGCTGATTCTAAGCCAGCCTAAGGAAGGAGCAGGTGTGTCCCTGGCAGGGGACTAAGTAAGAGAAACAGGCAGTGTCAGTCAGCCTGTGCTCTTCATCTAGGAAGATTAAATGCTTGGTCACGGAGTAAGCAAACCACTGACCACCTACCCAGTAAttaaagtggggggggggtccacagggaaggggaagagaggctCCGTGTGAGGCTGGGAGAGGAGAGTGGTAACAGACAGGGGATGCCCTCTTAGCTTACCTTCCGTACTCACCTCCAAGTTTACTCTTTCTAGGAAAAGTCCTGGGCCCTAAAGTTCTATACTAAGGAGGTGAGGCCTCTCTACTCCCTTCCTTCACAATTATCTATAGCAGGCCAGTGGCCAGACAGAGCAGGAAAGGGAAACTTTGTACCTTGTCATAGGCTGAGTCCCTTTTTATACCAGTCCCCTACTTCTAACTTGCTGTGCAAATTCAGGCTCCTCAAATCCTCCTcctaggcctcagtttctccatctgttcATGTGGGACTCACCACTTGACCTCTCAGCTAtcccaacgtgtgtgtgtgtgtgtgtgtgtgtgtgtgtgtgtgtgtgtggtgctgctgTGGGTATGTGAAGATGGGCATGCAGAAATGGAGGCCCAGAGCTGATATCAGTTCTTTCTCCCTCACTCTTCATTTATTGAGAGGCAAGATTTACTTTCAAAActtaataacatttatttatgtgtgtccacacacttgctcatgcatgcatgtacgaGCTCGggaacacacacatttatgtgtgcattacagtgcacatgtggaggtcagagacagttTGTGGGAGtgctcttcttccaccatgttggtcccaagaatcaaactcaggcaagtttacccactgagacatctccccagccaaCTCTAAGACTCTGGAGTCTAAGCTGTTCCTAAAGCCTAGCCACCAACTTAAGTCCTGATGGAGAGGGGTAGGAACAAGCAGTCAAAGAGAAGCCATACACAAGGTTGGGATCTGGAGGAAGCTGCCGAAGAAGGGAGCATTCAGtcagatagaaagagaaaacagaaactgacCAGCAAAAGACACACAGGCAGGACAGTGAGGACATGTTTAGGGATCAAGGAGAATCCCAGGGTGGCTGCTGGAGGCTGGTGGGTCAGGAAAGGCAGGCTGTGGAATTGAAAGGCAGAGTGAGAGAATCTGTAACAATCAGTCAGTAATGGGGAGGCCAAAGGAAAGCGGAGGCCTCAGAAACCCCGCTGATTACAGTGAAGCCCTGCCCCAGGCAGAGCTTATAAGGAAGACAGCAACTGAGGTGTACAGAGCTTTCATTCGAGAAGCTCAATCACAGCCTGGCATTTCTTTGGGAAGAAGTTGTGGTAGGGGGAAGCATGCAGAATAAGTGGGAGGACCTTCCACATCTTCAAGCTTCTTCTGAGAGGTCACGagctctcttctgctctccaaACTGCTCTCATTTTGTCCTGGTTGTTCCATTCTGTCTGCCTGCTGTGATTAGGAGGGAAAACTCCTGTTCCAGACATTTCTGTAAGTTGGATTTGTTTCCAGAAGTGGCATCCTCTATGCTCCATGCCTTTGGCCACACTGTCACCTTATTCCCTCCCTTTCTTGCCCAGTCCTGCCCCAGCAGTTATCAATGAAAAAGGAAACTTGCTTCAAAGTTGAGTCAGAGTCAGTCAGAGGTGAAGGATACGCTTTGTCTACCACTGTCTCAAGCCTCATTCAGTGTGGAGTGAGGCTCAGGGCTCAGACTAACCAGGGCGGGGGGCAAGCCAGAATTTAGCATGGAACTTGAGCTTAGTTTATAAGTCTGTGGTCAGGGTCCGTGCTCAGTCTGTGGCTGTTGCAGTCTTGGCCATTGCCTGGATCTGCGTTCTCCAATAGCTCATGTATATTGGTGCGTGAGATGAAATGCCTGAGATGCTCAGACACCCACCTGTAGGGTGTTCAAGGATTCGCATGGACTAAATCCATGGTGATGCAAGCAAGCTAGttttgaagcagagacaagatcCCAGGACTTTGGGAGACTCTGGTGGATGCTCCCTGAAGTCTGTTCTGAGTCTGGGATCCTTCTATTCTAAGAGGTAAAGCAAACATGCAGAAGGACCAGTAGGGTGAGTCTGGCTGTTCTACCCCAGCCCCCCAGTGCTAGGTGCATACATAGTAGGCATGCTGAAAATCCATGGAGTGTTGGGTGCAAGGGGAAGGTCAGCGGCTCATACTGTTTGGGAATTGAGCTTTGAGGAAAGGAACTCTAGTGTCTGTCAGAGGAAGTAGCACTGTTCTGGGCCTGccaccctcctcttcctgcaGAGCCTGCAGCCACACTTAAGGCCACTCAGCTGGCCTTGTGAGGGCCCTTTCCTCTTTCAGTGTAAAGAGAACGGAAAAGACATTTTTGGTAGAAAAGTCCCTTCTGCCCCCTGGGAATCCCCCGTGGCCAGATGGACTTCGGGATATCCCAGAGGaactcaaagtccaccccctCTCTCAAGTACAGTGCAGCCAGGCTCTCTTACTACACAGATGGCCTATGGGGCTTCCAGAGGATATCTTGTCTGGGGCCCCTGTCCCCTGGCGGGCCTGCAAAAACCTCTGTCACTTCTGTAAAGCTCAACAGTAAGTCCTGTAAGCACCGGTTTGGAGCCCAGGGCACACCCTCTGCAAGATTCCAAGAAagcagggaggaaaggaagcagaatGAAAGGCTTGTGGCGCAGCTTCAGGGGTGGGGTGTGCCGCTAAAGTAGACCACAGAGGATTAGACGCTGCTGGGGACGAGGGTTTCATGGAGGTAAAGAAACTGTCCCCGGGCTGACAGCTTAGAGAAAAATGATGTGTTGGGAAGTCAAAACCCACTTTCTAAGGCCCTAACCACCTACTTCCCCTGCCCCTGTCTCTGGCAGGTCATCTTCAAGTCCCTGTGCTGGGACATCCAGCTGCACCCGCCTGGCCATGGCACTGTGTCTGAAGCAGGTGTTTGCGAAGGACAAGACTTTCCGGCCCCGGAAGCGCTTCGAGCCTGGCACACAGCGCTTTGAGCTATATAAGAAGGCACAAGCTTCACTCAAGTCCGGCCTGGACCTTCGGAGTGTGGTGAGGCTGCCGCCTGGGGAGAGCATCGATGACTGGATCGCTGTGCATGTGGTGGACTTCTTCAACCGTATTAACCTCATCTATGGCACCATGGCTGAGCACTGCAGTGAGAGCAGCTGCCCAGTCATGGCTGGTGGGCCCCGCTACGAGTACCGCTGGCAGGACGAGCGTCAGTACCGAAGGCCCGCCAAGCTCTCAGCACCCCGCTATATGGCATTGCTCATGGACTGGATCGAGGGTCTCATCAATGATGAGAATGTCTTTCCTACACGTGTGGGTGAGCACTGATGACTGCAGAGGTAGCCTTGCCAGGGAGGGTCCTTCCCATATTGTGGAAGAGGAAACCGGTTGAGGCAGCATCTTGGTTACGGTCAAACATTTAACAAGGACTATCTGATTTTCATTTGGGGCACCTCATGTCTAAAGCATGAGTGTTTCACTGTGGACTATCCCAGCATGTCCACAAACCCTATTTCTCCACTCTCCAGAACAAGTGATATATTGTTGTGCTTGGGCTGATCTTGCTTCCAGCCTCCCCAGAGTCCCCTCTGAATCCTGGCTTCAGGGACTGGAAGGATTGGAAGCTGGATTGGCCCAAAAGGTATCTTTCCTCAGACTTGGTGCTCCCTAGTCGGGTCCAGCTGGACTTGGGCAGGTAAGGGTGTGGATAGGAGATAAATAATGTCACCCTAGCCCAGGGACCCCACCCAGAAGCTGAACTGTATTCATCACAGAAGCCCCACCTGCAAACTGGGTCCCAGCATCCTCCTGGGCTATAGAGACTCAAGTGGGTGGGACAGATGGTCTAGCCCCGAGGGAAGAAGTCTGAATGCTGGGGAAAGCTGGGCACTGAGTCACAATTCAAGCACCGCCCCCTCCCCAGCTGTTGCTACCATTTCCTGCAGTGTTGTGAGCAGCAGGTACCTTCATTTTAtacaggaggaaactgaggccaatgGTGGGATAGCACACTGAATAGAAAAGGCTTCAGAACTGGAATTCTGTGTTGTGGGGACCAGATGCCATTTTCCAAATAAGTAGGGCAGGAGTGTGGGGACTAGGCAGGGTTCTCAGAGAGGCAGAGCACAAGCCCCAGGGAACAGTGGAAAGGAAGGATGTGTATGGACTAGGGCTTAGTCTGGTCCTGGCTCTTATTTCCTCTAGCCTATATCCCTGGGTTTGTGAGCCCTGGGTAAACTTTCCACTAGATGACTGGATGATTTTGTCATAGTAGAAATGAGGGTGTAAACCACCAGGATCTCTGCCCTGGATGTGGGACCTGTGTATGCACTGGCTTTCCCATGCCTCTAGTGGCCTTTCCTGGTCAGACAGGATCGGTATTATTTATCTCTAAGAGGTACTGCTGTGCAAAGAGGGTTTGAGTCCTGCCTCCGGATCGTACTAATTAATAATTATGGGTCCTCAGGCGAGTGGCTTCACCTTTACACATTACCTACATTTTATCATATCTAGAATGACTATCAGAGCCATCAGCACAATTGTgaagagcagagggcagaggtaCAAAGGGCCCAGCTCACAGCTGGGCTAACAGAGGGAAAGTTCTTTATATTATTGAATATCTGAAGGAATGAATGATATTCTGAAGCAGTTCTTGGAGTGTTGGTGGGGGACGGGAGTGTAATGAGCCAGCTGTGAGAACAGTAAGCAGCAGAGCTGAGCATGTGACTGGAGAGGGCCGTCAGGATTGGCTCATAAAAGCTTTGCACCATGCCATGCTGTGATAATAAGACTTAACCCCGAAGGCCCATGTTTTTAAACACTGGCCCACATACtggcaaccccccccccactggacTGTATAGGAGAcagtggtgtgtgtctgtatctgtatggGTGCTCAGGGTTCTGAGGAAAGGTTAGGCCATAATTTTCACTGTGGTCTGAGGCAGACTGGCCAGTGACAAGCTTGCAAAGCCCTACCCTAAGGAGTGGGAAATGTGGGAGGTGATCTGGGTTAGGGCAGGGAGAAGGCATTTTAAGATCTGCTGGGGTTAGAGCTCAATGGTGTGAATGGATtcctaggttcagtccccagcacttcTCACCCAAAAAGAAAACTATAGGAGAAAGCGGAAGCTCTTGTTCTGCCTTTCTCTACGGGTCCTGTGCGGAGGAGGGGTGAAGACTGCCTGGGGGGAGGCAGAGTTTTCTCCCTAGGATTTTGATTCCTCTTCCACTCATCTCCATCCCTAGGAGTTCCCTTCCCCAAGAACTTCCAGCAGGTCTGCACCAAGATCCTGACCCGACTCTTCCGAGTCTTTGTCCATGTCTACATCCACCACTTCGACAGCATCCTCAGCATGGGGGCGGAGGCACATGTCAACACCTGCTATAAGCACTTTTACTACTTCATCCAGGAGTTCAGCCTGGTGGACCAGAGGGAACTGGAGCCACTGGTAAGGTCATGTCTCACTACCCTCTGCTACCAGTGCTCGCTCCTGAAAGTTTAGATCCAAAGGATCTGTATGAAACGCCTATACCCAGGGGCCACAACTCATTTATCATTAGATTCTGGACTCTCATAGAGAACTCATGCAGATGTCAGTTTACAACTCCAGATCTGCTGCCATGATTTGCAGCTTAGGGGTGGAGGGGTGAGGCTCAATAAACCCCATGATTTGGCAAGGAGTTGCCTGGCAAGCTGAGATCAAACTAACCCTTCCTTACTTTGTGTCTCTACAGAGGGAGATGACAGAACGGATCTGTCACTGAGTCCAGATCTGGATGCTGTTGCCTGTCAGATGGACCATCTGAAGACAGTGTAGCCTGGAGAGGGGACCCTTAGGAGCCTGTGGGTAGAGAAATCTGAAGGCCTGCTTAAGAGTAGGAACCCTCTATAGACCCAACACCTCTGGACTTCTCAGAAGTCTGTCTGCGTCCCGGAATGCATGAAGAAGGGAGGGTTCCAAGTGGGCCACAGAAGAAAAGGAGTTTAGCCCCTCATATTAAGTCCAAGAGTAGGGTAGGCTACCAGGGTTCTGCTCTGATATTTCAACCTTACACTCTACCATGATAGTTCCCAACTCCATGGTGGAATAAGGATGTGGCTGAGTGCTGGTAAGAAAATTATTGAGAGTGAGTGCCTGTACCTGAgtaagcaagtgtgtgtgtgtgtgtgtgtgtgtgtgtgtgtgtgtgtgtgtgtgtgatttgtctGAGAGATCTAGGTCCTTCCAGACACATAGTAGGCTCtcatgatggatggatggatgatggatgtgTAGACAGATGGACAGGTTGACTATAAGTCCATGACCATTTTAGGAGTAATGACAGCTTAGTGACCCAACTCTGACCATGTGTACAagtgtacaaatgtgtgtgtgtagatggaaTTGTACCTCTGAATCTTCTGGACTACCATCTTCTATAAACATGAGTCCCTGGCATTTGAGTGGAGGTTAGACAGTGCAGCTTTGCCCTGAGTTCCTTAAACCTCTGACGTACCACAATGTGGGCTGATTCGCTCAGCCAAGGATGTCTATGGATTGTCAGTTCACTCATCTCTGCCTCTAGCAGGGCCTGATATCATTAAGCCtatgagcctggcagtggtggtgcacacctttaattccagcacttaggaggcagaggtaggttcgatctctgagttcgaggccagcctggtctacagagtgagttccaggacagccagggctacatagagaaaccctgtctcaaaaacaaaacaaaacaaaacaaaaacaaaaaacaagcaaacatggtAAGCCTCTTGAGGGTTGGGATTGATCCCTCAGGGTCCCCTGGATCTTGAACTTGGACACAAGATACTTCAATCTCAAACCCAGAATCTACTGACATGACTGAAGGCCAGCACAAAATAGCCCTCCAGACCAGGGAGCCACTGGAACTTGAATGAATTGGAGAATCCAATTTTCTTCTATCTCAGGACACTGAGGATAATACAACTGATGGAGACCTTACCATCCTAAAAACACCTGCCTCCGCCCAACCTCCTGATACATTCAGGCTTCTTGGATTTCCAAGCCACAGCTATCCAGAGAGGCTGGGATGCTTATTCATTAGCCATTACTTAATACCTCCATGCTGAGCCCTCTGCACAGACTCACAGGTAGGGAAACTGGCAGAAATAGGTTTCAGCCCTTCCAGAGCCTTTATCCTGAGAGGCCAGGAGGACAAGAAGTCACATAAGAatattgtctctgtctctcaatatGCATTGGAGGAAATTGAAACCATTAAAAATTCAAGGCTCTTGACTTCTACTCTAGGGCCTGCTGATTGCAACACCAAGATGCATGTGCAAATAGAGGTTGTCAGACACTCTCCAGGACACAACTGTTTCTGCTTTGAGTAAGGATTTCTAGCCTGATGCCAGAAAGCCCTTCCACACCCTGGGCTGGCTAGAGATGGCTGCTGAGGCAAACCTCCAAAACCAGGCCCCTTCTTATGGCTGAGGAACTGCCTGCCTTCCAAAGAAACAGTGGGGCTCTCCGGGGCAGCAGGACCTGGAATGTCTTCTGGCTCCAGAAAAGTCCCCAAGGGAAACAGGCTGGCCGGCAGCTTTGGCAATGTCTCAGAACTGAGGACACTGGGAGATTCCCCCCACGGTGGGCTGCAGAATATATTCTGAAATCTACTAGGCTGTGAAAAGGGaccaggggggaggggggaggagggaaatctatttttgtgaaaagaaagattttgctatttttttgtaaaataaaagatacaaactAAAGCAACCACTGGTGGGAAGTGGTGTTCTGGGTGCCACATGTGTCTTGGTGGATTGTAGGAGAGACCATTAGAGTGGGATTAAGAAGACATTCTGTCCTAAGCTTCTGGACCATATGGGCACAGTCATGACTGACTAGCTTCCCAGTGTGGGGACACCCAAATTCTCCCAGGGCTCTGAATCGTAGAGTAAGATAAGTTGGGAGCCTTGAGGATGTCGTAGGAGGGCAGTGCAGGGTGTTGCCTTCAAGGTACTCATTCAAAGGGGGAAAttgttccttgtttttttttttNNNNNNNNNNNNNNNNNNNNNNNNNNNNNNNNNNNNNNNNNNNNNgggtttctctgtgtagccctggctgtcctggaactcactttgtagaccaggctggcctcgaactcagaaatccgcctgcctctacctcccgagtgctgggattaaaggcgtgcgctaccacgcctggcttgttcCTTGTTTAGACACTGGCAATGCTGGTTCATATCAAGATGGTTTGGAAGAACCGATGGCTAAAAGTGCAGTAGGAAATACAGCCCCAACCCCAACCACAGAACAAGGAGCccctctcaggactcaaagtagGGGAGGTAGGGCAGGTTTCAATCCAGAGCATATTCCCCAGGAGACAGCTAGAACTCACTGCCCCTCAACCACAACCACTCAGACAGGAGTCAAAAGCAGCTTGGTTCTGAAGATTCAACAGAGGTCCTCTTATACCTTCAAAAGAGCCGGCAGGGACTCTACCTGAGAAGCAGAGGCCTGAGCTTCTGGCCTTCCCTCTGTAGACCACTTTCTATTTTATGGTCAGAAGTGGTAGACTACCAAGATGGCACAGTGGAGAAAGGCACTTACTGCCCAACAATGTAAGCTTGatgacctaggttcaattctcaagACCCACATAAAGGCAAAAGAAGAGACGCCACTTGGAATGGGGTCCCActcatgtcacacacacagtagtaatgattgtttttgagacagggtctcgttaTGTAGTgctggctagcttggaactcaccctgtagactaggttggcctcaaatacACAGGGAcccacctttctctgtctcctgagtgctgtggttaaaggtgtgcacctccacacctggcataagtatcattttaaaatagaagtagGAGTGAGGGTCTGACCTCTAAGCTCCTTCATCCTCACCCTGTGAATGGACATGATAATAATTCAGCTAATACTCAACATGTCTCAAGTGATTGGCGCAATCAAGTCTTTAGCCAGCTGCCTGGCTTTccttccacccaccccacccccagtatcTGCTCTAGAATCTGGAAGGTTTTCCATTTTGCTGTTCCGTCTAATGCCCAGAGCCCAGTGTTCTAAAAGAGTGTTTTCAAACCCATTACAAATCATTATCTCTTCAGTCACTGGACAGTCCAGCTGTTAGAAAGTCCATATACGTTGTGGAAGTAAGAGTTAAATTTATCTCAAATTTGAGATGTCTGGAAATATGTTAGGAAggacatatgcacagacacacacacacacacacacacacttgctttgaGAGTCTGAGAAGGATGCATAGAGGACAAAGAGGGAGAGCGTCAACCTTAGTAATGAGAAGACTCTCACCTAAACAGGCAAAatctaacaaaagcaacttaccTGGGAAGCCAGGGCTTAGTTGTCTTGTTGGCTCAGGATCTGCATCCATTGAGGGGACAGGGAACAGGGAATAAGCTGTCATCTCCACCCTGGGGCAGAACATCCCACACTGACTAATGATGCTGGATGACCTTAGCATTCATGAGCCCTGTGGCCCTTTTATATGTTCGTGACTGCCACAGTATGGAACTATGGAATGTGGTCAGATAGGCCAGAGGAAGGTCTGAGTTCTACGTGGTTTGCCCTCCTTCCTGGGAGCACCCTAGAGCCTTTATCCAATGTTAATTAA is a window of Mus caroli chromosome 4, CAROLI_EIJ_v1.1, whole genome shotgun sequence DNA encoding:
- the Mob3c gene encoding MOB kinase activator 3C, with the translated sequence MALCLKQVFAKDKTFRPRKRFEPGTQRFELYKKAQASLKSGLDLRSVVRLPPGESIDDWIAVHVVDFFNRINLIYGTMAEHCSESSCPVMAGGPRYEYRWQDERQYRRPAKLSAPRYMALLMDWIEGLINDENVFPTRVGVPFPKNFQQVCTKILTRLFRVFVHVYIHHFDSILSMGAEAHVNTCYKHFYYFIQEFSLVDQRELEPLREMTERICH